The Candidatus Tumulicola sp. region GTCGTGTCGGTGACCCCCGGGGACGAGTAAACATTCATATCGTAGTGTACGTACGACTGGTGTTCTGCATAGAACCGAACACAAGCAAGGGAGGTTTCCAAGAGCAAACAAGAGCTCTCGCTCGCTACCGCACGCATATTCGCGAGTTCGAAGTCCATGCTGTCTGGGTATACGGTCAGGACGAGCGGGTCGGCCGAGTCGCTCGCAGGCCGGAGGTTTTTGACGCAACCTCCGGCTGACCAAACGTCAAATCGCCTTATACCACATTTCGGACATAGCCCTAGGCGTTGGTGGACGGGTGGAAGCCTCTCCAAACGCGAAAACCTTTACTACTCGACGCATCCCCCACAAAGAGCGCGGTCGCAATCTCAACATAGAGTTGCTGTCGGCCTTACCGAACATCCAGTTTCGGCCGACTTTCTATGGAGCCGGCAAGAACGGAGTCGGCTATGTCTTCCGTACCAAAGAAAACCACGACGGGCAACCTGTTCCTCGATCATCTTCCGTCGCACGTCTTGGACGCGATTCGGCCATCTTTGACGAATGTATCGCTCAAGCGTGGTGAGATTGTCTTCGAGTCCGACAGAGCCTTCGAAAAAGTTTTGTTCCCGATCGGCAGTATCGTGTCGATCGTGCTAGAGATGCTCGATGGTGCAACAGCGGAAGTGGGCCTCGTCGGACGCGAGGGAATGACGGACTTGTCTATCGTTTTGGGTCAGTCGGCGGCACAGCAACGGGCAATCGTACAAGTTCCCGACTCGGCGCAGTGTTTGCCGGTGTCCGCTCTTGGCAATCTGCTCGAAAAGGAGCCTGCGCTGAAGGCTTCGATGCTCAGATATGCGCAAGCGACCATAAACACGGGCACCTATTTGGCAGCTTGCAACAGCTTACACCCGACAAGTGAGCGTGGCGCGTTGGCTCCTCATGGCGCACGATCGTGTTAAAGGCGACGTAATACTCCTAACGCAGGAATTCCTGAGCCAGGTGCTGGGCGTTCAAAGGACAGGTGTAAATGTGGCCGCTGACGCGCTGCAAGAGGCTGGATTCATCTCTTACGCGCGCGGTCACAATACAATCTGAAATCGCGGCGGGCTTGAATCGGCCGCTTGCGAGTGCTACGACAGGATCGACGAAGCATATCAGACTGTCATGGGATTTTCCACGAAGAAGACAAGCTGGCACTCGGCATGTCACACTCACAAAGTCAGTGCAGACGGGGCAGCGCTTAACTCACAGTAAAGAGCGTCGCCGTGCGAGATTCATGGAACGGCGTAGTAACCTAGCTGTTAGTTACACGCTTCTTTTTACACAATACCAGACAAAAAGTCCGCCCTTTCTTGGCGCGTCCCTGAAAGACGAGAGCGCCCATCCGAACGACCAGCTACAAGTCCTCGAAGCGTATCCTAACTCGATCCGTAGCCGACGCTCTAAGCGCAGCGCCGAACATTCGCATCTCGTCGACGACACCCGCTATCTCGAAAAAACGCGAAATGCGTCCATACGGTGCGAACACATATATCGTGCGTCGGAAAGTGGTTCACATTGGCGTGCGTACCAAACGTACCGTACGAATCGGTTCCCGCCGGACCGGAGTTGAATGGCCGACACGTCGTAAAAAAAAACGAAGGTTTCTAGGCGAAATCCTGACCGCACGGTTGGTAGCAGGGGGAGCCGCCAACCCTCCGGGACCGTGCCACACCAGTGGAATACCGCGAAATTCCGCGGCGCATACGTCGAGCGCGCGATGGGCCACGGACGTGAAGGTGAGGCCGCCTCCGCTACCCACTTCGAGCGCACGAGCCCCGCGAGGCCGCCCATCATCGAATGTTATGCTGATACCCCGATCTGCTCGGGACGACCGATGCGCGCGTTCAGCTCGTTCTTTGCATACCGGCGGCCGAACATTCGCGGCAACGCCTAGATCTTTCCAATCCCCGAGCGGAGCAACTTCATTCTTGACTCGCTTCCCAGATTCGGCCGAACTGGCGCACGTTTGACTCGATAACTTCGTCCAGGTCGGCCTTCCAAATAGAGTCCGGTAGAGATTCGCTCGAAAAGATCTCGAGCACGTACGGTCGACCGTAGCCCGCCGCGCGGACCGCCTTCACGATCGCCACATTATCGATCGTGCCGTGACCCAGGCTGATGCGGTCCGCGCCGGAGCGCGGACGCCGCCAGTCGCTGATCTGCACGAGAAACGTTCGGTCCGCTGCGGCAGAAATGACGTCGTACAGGTTGGGAGTTTGAAAAACGTTCCAGGTGTCGACGCACAGCCCAAGGGCTGGATGGTCGATCGCGCGCACGAGCTCGAGCGCGCTATCCAAGCCCCACAGCGCGGTGTCCGAATTGAACAGTACCGGATTAAGAGGTTCGTATGCCAAGCGCATGCGCCGTTCGGCAGCGAAGTCGGCTAACTCCGCGAAGGCGTGCAGCGCGCGTTGGTACACGGCCTCAGTATTGCCTCCGGGCGCCGCCCCGGTGATGACGACGAACGGGGTTTGCTCGGGCACATGCTCGGCGATTCGGTCGATCGCGGTTTTCATGTGAACGACCCGATCGTCCGGATTCGTCGGCGTGGGTGCCAGACTATCGGGGAACAGTGAGTGCACGGTCGATTGCACGGAGCTCACATCGAGCCCCACTTGGTGGATGCGCTCGAGTTGCGGAGCGTAGTCTTCGCGATCGAGCTTGAATTCACATATCTCTATGGCAGCGACCCCGTGAGCGCGGTAGCGTTCGATGTCGCGTTCGAACGACCAGGGCCACGTCGTGAACTCGCTCACGCCAAAGCAGCCGACGGACTCCCCCATGCCTTATACCTCTTGTCGTAGCTCGAGAACGCAGAAACCTTTGGCATCAAGTTGGATCGCAATGCCGCGCTTGAGATCTTCGGCTTTCTTACTTGCGGCGTCCAACCACTCGCCGCGAAGACTATTGTAAGCGCGCACGGCGTAGCGCCCGGCAAGGCTTGTCGTTAATCGCAACGAGGTCGTCGTCGTGCGGTCCATGGTATTTCCAACCAAGATGACCATGTGATTGCGCTTACGCAGCGCGATCGCCGTCGCGGCGTCTCCACTCACATGTACGTCCGCGCTAATATCGCTATCGTAAGCTTGGTACATCATCGATTGATCGAACCGGAAGTTCGCATACATTTTGATGTCGGGAGCGCGGACGACAAACCACGTTAGACGCTTGCCGCTCAGCGGCAAGTCGCGTACGCCCATCCATTTCCAGCCGGCTGCCAATTTAGGGTTTACGCTTGGCGACCCACCGGAAAGATTCAGACCACCGGCCCCTTCGATCGCCGCCCACAAATAGCGTGGCGGAAACCACGGCGACAGCATCATTCCTTGATTAGCCAGCGTCTCGCCGTGCAGCCATTCAGAAAATTGCCCGGGCACGGTGTTATTGTGCAGCGGGTCCTTCGAATAATGCTGGAAGCTACTTCGTAAAGCGAAAGCCATGAAATCGGCATTGAAACGCGCCGCAGCAAAGGCATACCAAAACGTAACACCTACCCAAATGCCGCCCAGCAGGCCGTAGCCGTGCGTTGGCCCGTAGTTGATATCGTTACGCGGAATCGTATGGATGCCGGCGTCGCTCCAGAACTCGGGTCCGCTGAGCTTACTGACGACGCGCGCGGCCGTTTCGTCGTCGGCCACCCCGAACATGACCGGGAAGACCAAGTCGGAAGTAACGTCGGTGCGAGCTTTGCCGTTCAGATCGATATTGAGATAATACAAGCCTGTCTCTGAATCGAGCAAATGCTCGTTGATGGCCTTGCGCAACGTGTCGCCGTGTTCCATGAACTCTGCGGCTTCCTTATGCTTGTCCAGCACTCTCGCCATGTGCCCGACCGTTTTGAGCGCGGCATAGCATTCCGAGTTCACTTCGGTCGTCGCCCCCGACAGCCGATAGTTTTTGATGACGTTGCGCCATCCGACGATGCCCCAATCAGACGTTCCAGTTGCCGTGCACCAGACCAGACCCTGCTCGTTGCGCTGCGACAGAATGTAGCGAGCGGCCTTGAGCGCCTTGGGGTAGACTGACTTCAAAAAGCTCACGTCGCCAGTCGTATTGTAGTGGTGCCACAACGCTAAAATGAGCAGCGGGGTATTGTCGTTGATATTGAGACCGTAGTCTGCCGATTTTCCGTTCCGAATATCATAGTACTCGATGACCATGCCGTTCTTGTTCAGGTGATTCGCATACCACAACAGCGATTCGCGGGCGAAACGCGGCGTGATGTAATCGGCCCCGAATGCAAACCAGGCCGTATCGCGGCCGACGCTATTATTGGAGCGAGTCGGATCGTTCACGAAGCTCCAGCCCGTCTTGGCCAGCACTTCGGTACGGAGCATATTGGCTTTCGCCCATAAGACGCCGCGATTTACGTCGGGGTCCGGCGTCAGGACCACGGCTAGGCCGAGAATTTCGTCGTAGTGTTGGCGAGTCCGCGCGAGAGCTGCTGTAGGGCTCGGACACGACCGGTACGTTCGTTGCGCAGTCGCTCGGCCCGACGTGGAAAACGATAGCAACAATGTAAGCTCGCCGTATTCGCCAGGCTCGAGCGAGTGACTGAAGTGCAGAATTCCGATTGGGTCGCCCGGGCCTTTCTCGGTTTTATCGGGAAGCTCGCCGGGAAAATTCGAGGCGCTCGACTTGCCCATATCGTGGGTTGTCTCGTAGGATGTCGGCTCGACGGAGCAACCGAACATTCGCACGAGATTCGGGTCTGACTTGTTCCAGGCCACGATCGCCCGGTGCTTTGGGCTATACGTCGTCAAGACGTCGTGGTTGGTGTTTCCGCGCAATTGAGCGGACGCATAACTGCCAATCTGCAACTCTTCGGCCGTGTCGTTCGTCAGTTTCAATCGATAGTAAGCGGCCGGCGGATCGACGGTGTTTCCATCGGGTTTGCCGTTCAGAACGAAGACGTCTTCTTCGACCGTGATACCGTTTGAAAGCGTAAATATATGTTGCTGATGGTCGGGATGAATGACGAATTTTCCGTCCAAAGCCGTAAGCTGGATTCCGGTTTGTTCGTCCCAGTGGTGCAACACTACGGTCCCGATAACACTTAAACCGGCATCGATCGAATACAACTTCTCAATCGCACCGGTAGGCTTAATGATGACGACGGCTTTCGGAGCGCCCAGGGTGCTGCCCGCCGCCATTTGGCTGTCGGCGATTTCATAGGTCGACATCCGTTCGCCGGATCCGGCTATTCGGGCGATCACAGACTACCGGATTGTTTTGTCATACCGCCGTCGATAACGTACGATGCGCCCGTAACGTAGCCGCCCTCGTCGCTAGCAAGATAGACACATAGACCTGCGATTTCTTCAGGCTTGGCCATCCGGCGCAAGGGAATTTCCGCCAGTAGCCGATCGTATGCTTTACGGTTGCCCTTGAGTTTAGCGTCCATCGGGGTGTCCACCGCACCCGGACACACGTCGTTGACGGTTATACCATAAGCCGCGAGTTCGACCGCGATGGTGCGCATGAGCATTTTGACGCCACCCTTAGAAGCGCAGTAGGGTGCGTTTGTCGGCATCGCCAGCTCTTCGTGCACCGAAGAGATGTTGATAATTCGCCCGCCGCGCTTTTGCTTAACCATCTGTTTTGCCGCGGCTTGCGAACCGATCCAAGCTCCGGTTAGATTGATCGCGATGATCTTAGACCACTCATCGAGCGGCGTTTCCAAGAATGGCGCCTTGTGTTCGATCCCCGCATTGTTGACGAGAATGTCTACGCCGCGAAAATGTTGCACCGCCGCCTCGATGAGCTCGGCCACCTCGTCGGCTTTACTGATATCTGCCGCGACCGCATACGCCTTGCCGCCGAAGTTCTCGATCTCGTCGACGAGTGACGTAGCCGGCTTTTCATCGCCAAAATAGTCGATGACGATCTTGCCGCCTTCGCGCGCCATCCGCAATGCGATCGCTCTCCCGATTCCGCTGTCGCCTCCGGTGACGATCGCCACCTTATCCACCAAGCGCATGGCTCTCCTCAAAAGACGTTGCGTCTTCTTCAATCAGCGGGAGGCGGTTTACGCCACGCGGGAAGGCCATCTGCAAGGACCAATCCATCGCGACTCGTGCTTTGCGACTCCAACCCGGCAGGCGGCCCAAATAGTACGAACGCCAGAGCAGCCACGCCGGAAGCCCCGCAAGCAGTTTCCCGCCGGGCAATTCGGCCAACGCTTGGCGATCGCCGAGGCACGCCATTTGTCCGAGCTCTTGGTACCTGAAGTTTCGAGTCGTTTTCCCCCGCAGCGCGGCGAGCACGTTTCGTGCTACCAACGGGCCCTCGCGGGTCGCGTTTTGCGCCAACGGTGCGTACGTACCACCGCGGCGGCGCGGAACGGCGGCGCAATCGCCGAGCGCCCAAATATCCTGCGCGCCAGGCACCGAAAAGTCGCCGTTCACTGTAACCGCTCCGTGTTCGTTGGTTTCGATGCCGAGCGTTTTCACGAACGGTGCAGGCTCGACACCAGCCGACCACACGATCGTGCGGCTCTCGAAGCGTCTGCCGTCCTTCAGCTCCAAACCGTGGCCGTCCGCCGCGGCAACGTCGTCGCCCAAATTGATGCGTACGCCTCGTCGCGACAACGAGCGCGCTGCGTTCTTGCCAAACTTCTCCGGCAGATGTTGCAACAATCCGCGGCCGCTCTCGACTAACACCACCTCGACACGACCCCGGTCGATTTCCGGAAAGTACCGTAACACCGACCGCAAGAATCCTTGCAGTTCGCCGGCGGCTTCAACGCCGGTAAATCCTCCGCCCACGATGACGAATCGCAGCAAGCGGTCGCGCTCGACCAAATCGTGCGTTCTCGCGGCCACCTCTAGCGCTCCTAGAACACGGTTACGCACGTGGACGGCGTCGGCGATCGTCTTAAACGCCAGCGCGAATTTCTCAACACCCGGCACGCCCATCGTCGAACTGCTCGAACCGACCGCGAGTACGAGTTGGTCGTACGCAACCGTCTTGCAATCGTGCGTCAAGGGGTGGCGTACGGAAACGGTGCGAGCTTCTCGATCGGCTCGGATCGCCTCGCCCAGTTCGAATTGCGATGCGCGCAGTAGCGCTCGCAAGGGCTGAGTAACGTCGCGTACATCGAGCGAACCGCTCGCAACCTCGGGCAGCATGGGCGTGAACAGCATGTAATTTTGGCGGTTGATCACCGTCAATCGTACATCGCGCGGACTGGAACGACGTTCGAATTCTCGAGCGGCGGCGACCGCGGCGAAGCCGCCGCCCACGATTACGATGCGATGCATGGCATTACGTCAAACCGCATATCGCTCGGCGTCCGAACGCTTGAGCTCCAAGCCGATCCCGGGCCGGCTAAGATCCGGGTGAAGGCTGCCGTCGACCGGTTCGGCCGGTCCGTCGAACAGCATTCGCTCGATCCGTACGTGGTCAAAAAAGTACTCCATATGGCGTAGCTGCTTGCAAGCCGCCGCAGCGTGCAGTTGAACGTATGGAGCGCAGTGCGTCGACAGGGGCTGCATCATCGTTTGGCAGAGACCGTCCACGGCTAAAAGCCCGCTGAAGCCGGCGCAGCGCGTCGCATCCGCTTGCAGTACGTCAACCGTCGCGGCTCGCAACATGCGCTCGAAGTGATAGAGCCCGTACCCATACTCACCGTCGGCGACATCCATGCCTGCGGGCACACCTCTCCGAACGATGCTTAGCCCATCGAAATTTTGATGGTACACGGGCTCTTCGTACCACGTGACACGAGCCTGCGAAAATTGCTCCGCTTGGCGTAGCGCCTGTTGAATCGAGTAGGCTCCATTTGCATCCACGAACAGCTCCGCCTCGTCGCCAATCGCGCGGCGCGCCGCCGAAACGCGCCGAACATCAGCGTGCGGATCGCGCCCAACCTTCATCTTCACGCGCGGAATGCCCGCGCTGACCCATTCGCCCAACTGCTCGCATAGACGCTCAAGCGTATATGAGGTAAAGCCTCCGCTCCCATACACCGGCACGGCTTCGCGTGCAGATCCAAGCATCACGCACACGGGCAAGTCCAACGCCTTCCCTTTGAAATCCCAGAGTGCGATGTCGAGTGCCGAGATAGCCATCGACGCGATACCATCGCGCCCGAGGTTGCGGATCGAGTGGAACATATCGTTCCAGCGCGACCCAGTCTCCATGGCGTTTTTTCCAACGAGCACGCCGGCTAAGAGCGAGTGAACGAGCTTCGCGGTCGACACGTCCGCATAGGTATAACCGATACCGGTGACGTTGCCGGAATGAACCTGCACGTACACCAACGTGGTCGCATCCCATTCCAGCGTTCCGTCGGATTCGTGGCCGTCGGTCGGCACCGTGTAGGCCCGTACGTCAACCGCTTCTATAGGGTACTCGCAACGTCGAGCCAAGGCGATGGTCATTCGTTTTCTAGCTCTCGCTCCGGTTCGGAAGCACGGTCGCAAGCACGGTGCTGATGGTATCGCGGACCACGCCGTCCCGATCCGGATCGCCTTGCACCATTGCCGAAAACAGATTGTGCGCCTGTTCGAGGGTGATGTGCGGCGGCAGCTGCGAAATGTCTCGGTCGACGACCGCATCGAAGATTACCGGCCGATCGGCGGCTAAGGCACGATTCCAAGCCGGCCCGACTTCCTCGGGCTTCTCAACTCGAATGCCACAGAGTCCGAGCGACTCGGCGTAGTGCGCGTAGTTGAAGTGCGGAAGATTTTGAGAAGCTTCGTACTTCGGGTTACCAGACTCGACGCGCATCTCCCAGGTCACCTGGTTGAGATCCGAGTTGTTGAGCACCAGGAAAATGAGCCTCGGATCGCCCCACTCCTTCCAATATTTCTTGACGGTCAGCATCGACGCATTGCCGTTCATCTGCATTGCTCCGTCTCCGGTCATCGCCACGGCAATTCGATCGGGAAATGCGAATTTCGCCGCGATCGCGTACGGAACCGCACCGCCCATTGTTGCCAATCCTCCCGACAACGATGCTTTCATACCGCGACGAATGTGAATGTTGCGTGCGAACCAATTGGTGGACGTGCCGGCATCGCTGCTTAAAATCGCGTTATGCGGAAGACGGTCGTTCAGTTCCCAAAACACCAACTGCGGATTGAGCGCTTTGCCCTCAACGCGCGACCGCCTGCGTTCGTCGCGTTCCCAGTTCCGTCTGCCATGGGCGATCTTTTCACGCCATTCCGTTTCAGGATTCTGGTGCAGCAGCGGCAACAACTGGGACAACGTCCGAGCGCTGTCCCCGATGAGATTGACTTCGGTCGGGAACCGTAGCCCGATGTTCCGCGCGTCGATATCGATCTGCACCCCTCGCGCCTGGCCGGGTTTGGGAAGAAATTCTGAATAGGGGTAGCACGTGCCAACCATCAGTAGGGTGTCGCATTCGTTCATCATCTCGTAGCTGGGGTGCGTTCCGAGCAAACCCAACGTCCCGGTCACGTAGTGCAGATCGTCCGGCAACGCGGCCTTGCCCAGTAGCGCTTTCGCGACCCCGGCACCCAAGCGGTCGGCAACGGCCATCACCTCTTCGGCAGCGTTTATCGCGCCCGCACCGATCAGCATCGCGACTTTCGTGCCGGCATTTAGAATATCGGCAGCGCGTTCGAGATCTGCCTTTTGCGGTACGACGATCGGAGCCGAATATCCAACTCCGCTCGGGACCATATTGTGCTTGTGCGGCTGAACCGAAACCGCGTCTTCTTCTTGGATATCCTTAGGAACGATCACGCACGTAACCGTTCGATACGCTGCCGCGGTGCGCACCGCCCGATCGATGATGTGGCCCATGGCGGCCGGGCTCGAAACCGTATACGTATAGGCGCTGACATCTTGCATCAGCACTTGCAGATCGACCTCTTGCTGATACGAGCCGCCGAGTGCGCTAACGGCAGCCTGTCCGACGATTGCGACGACCGGCATGTGATCCATTTTGGCATCGTATAAACCGTTGAGCAAATGAATGGCGCCCGGCCCCGACGTCGCCAAGCAGATGCCCGTTTCGCCGGTAAATTTTGCGTGCGCGCACGCCATGAAAGCAGCTTCTTCTTCGTGCCGCACTTGGACGAATCGGAGTTTGTCCCCGATCCGATCGAACGCACCCATAATCCCGTTGATGCCGTCTCCCGGATAACCGAAAATTCGATAGAAACCCCAGTCGACCAATCGTTGCAATAAAAAATCGGCAGTTGTTGCCATACAATTACACCTAAACCTTATATGTTTATGTTCCCAAACTCACTGGCCTCAAAACTTGCAGCCAACCGGCCGATTCGCCGCGTTCCGGCAGATTTTAAATCGTCGCCGTCTTACGCCTTACTACGATCCGCCGCTAGCGGAAACTACACGCGGGGCATTCCATGCCCCCAGGTATCGGGCGGCGAGAGATCGCGATGGAAAACCGGCGCTTCCATGTTGCGCACATCGCTTGCGAAAATATCGTTACCTTCGCGAATAATGTAATCAGCGATGCGCGCCGACAGGGCCATGATCGTCAAACCGGGATTGGCCGAGCCTTGGGTCGGCATGATGCTGCCGTCGCAAACGAAGAGGTTCGCAACGTCGTGCGTTCGACCGAATCGATCGACCACCGACGTCGCTGGATCGGAACCCATTCGTGCCGCACCGACGAGGTGCGCGTAGCGCGTCTCCTGTACCACTTCTTGGGCTCCGGCCGCCCACATGACTTCCTCGGTTTTCTTCTTGCCGAATGCGACGAGCTTCTTGTCGTTATCGTGTAAGTTGAACGTGACTTTCGCGACGGGCAGGCTGTGGCGATCCCGTTCATCGGCCAGTTGCACGCGGTTGTCGGCGTGCGGAAGAATCTCGCCGAGCAGTCCGAATGCGGCCCAATGGTTGTAGTCCATCATGACGCGGCGCAATCCCCACCCCCAAGCGCCTTTGGCGACCGCCATCTGTTTAGCGAAGGCAATCGGCAGCGGCCCGACGGTCTGGATCGCGAAACCGCGCGCGAAATCGCGCTGCGGATCGGTTTCGTAGAATTCCTCGGTCAGCGCGTTCGCCGGCGGAGCCTTATACATGCGAACCGGCTGCTCGAAACGCCCCATGACCACGTTCCCCGCTTGCGCCATCAAGTAGCGACCTACCGTGCCGCTCGAATTTGCAAGGCCGGCTTCGAATCCGGTACACGCCGAGTTGAGCAGGAGCCGTGGTGTTTCGATCGAGTAACCTGCAACGACGACGGCTTTGGCTTTCTGAAACCGTTCGCGCCCTTCCGCATCGATATACGTCACGCCGATCGCACGCCGGTTGCGACCGATATCGATGCGTGCGACCATACAGTTCGGACGAAGTTCGGCTCCGTTAGCGAGCGCGTCCGGGACGTGCGTGATCAGCGTGCTCGCTTTAGCTCCGACTTTACAACCTTGTATACAAAAGCCGCGGTAGATGCAATGCGGCCGATCGCCGCGCGATCCCTCGAGAATCGCGACCGGACCGCCGGCGGAGACGCCGATGCCCAACTGCGTGCACCCACGAATGAGCGCGTCGCCCACGCCTCCCATCGGATGTGGACCATAGGCATATCCGTGAGGATCGCCCCAGGGATAGTACGCCGGCCCCGATACCGGAAGTTCCAGCTCCATCAACTCGTAATACGGCTTGATGTCCGCATACGAGATCGGCCAATCGACGCCGACTCCATCGAGGGAGTACGTGTGGAAATCGGAGGGATGAAGTCGGGGCGTGAACGAGGCCCAGTGCACGGTTCCGCCTCCGATGCCTTGTCCGCAGTTGTTCGCGCCTAGCGCAAGCGGATTCTCGCCGCCGGTTACGCGCTTTTCAGTCCAGTAGAGTTTGTGTGAGCCCTTCTCGTCACTGACCCAGTCGCGTTCCGTGTCCCAAAACGGTCCCGCGTCGAAGCCGATTACGCGAAACCCAGCACGCGCCAAGCGCTGCAATAAGACACCGCCTCCCGCGCCGACACCCACGATGACGTAGTCGACTTCCTCGCCTTGCGCGAAGCGTCGCATTGGCGTGTGGATTTTCTGAAGCGCTCCGAGCCGGTGCGACGCGTCGTCGGACGATCGGAATTTTCCAAGTAACGGTGCCTTCAATGGGTGCCACCTTGCCCAGGCGAATCGGCGTGTTCCCACGTACCGGCGACCGGCTCGTACTCTCCCGAAATCGACGAAGCGGGAGAACGCCATGCGTAGCGCTCTTCCGCCGTTTCCCAGGGTTCGGGCTCGCCACGTTCCAAGCGTATATACGCGCGCGGATAGGCGGGTCCGCCGAAACCGATCTCGTCCCACGCCCACGGATGCGCGTAGTACGCCTCCGCGCAGTCTTGCACGAGCAGCATCCAGAAGCGGTGAACCGGCATCCGATTCCAAATCTCGTGCGCCCCGGAGGGTTTGCCCTGATGCAGCGAGCGGAGTATCGCTTCTTGCTCGACCGTACCGATTTCCACGAACCCGCGTTCGTGCAGCGCGTGCGAAATCTGCTCGATGGCCTCCAACCCAAGGGTGTAAGCTTCGCGGTCGGGCGGCATTTGTTCGAAACGATAGCCGTCGTGCGAATCCTCGTAGAGGCGTCGATCGATCTGCGGAACGATCGCTATCCGATGCGCCTGATCGCGATCGTCCTGCGGGAGAATACAATTGCAAATGGCTTCGAGCAGCTTCGCCTGTCGCGCGTCGAAGAATCGGATATCCGGGACGTTTTCGACGCGATCGAGCACGACCTCACGCGTCGTGGCATCCCAAAACTTTTGCTGCGAGAGGGTTTGGAATTTCGGATAGTATCCGGGTTGCGGTAAGGGTCCGATCGGCGCTCCGCTGTCCGGATCAGTAGGACGGCGATCCGCTTCGCTAGAGGTTTTCTTCAACGTCTTTTTCCTCGGCGCAGTAAGCTGGCCAGAATACCGAGTGCGCCGCTGGCCGCGAACAGCATCGGAGCGAATATTGGCGGACCATAGATAATGTTATAGAGAAGGTTCTTCGATCCGCCGGCGCGCCGCAGCGTTCCGCGCACGTGAAAAAAGCAACCGATGCCGCCATCTATCACGGCGAGCGCTGAAACGGCGGGCAATGCGGTCTGGGCGACCCGCACGCTACGTAGCGCAGCAATGCCGGTCGCTACGACGATCGGCGTCAGGATCACGGGCGTCCATTGCACGGGGTACCGAAAATTGTTCCTGTAGTGCGAGTACCAAGCCTCGAAGCCACTTAGAGACGTTGCAGCAATCGTCGCGACGATCATACACCGTTGAAATCGGCCTTCGCGAAGATCTTGCTCCCACGAAATTGGCTCGTGTTCTACCGCGAATCGTTTTGCCCAATGCGTCGAAGATGCAGGCCGGGGCAAACTTCGGCCATTACCATCGTCGCGGCGCAAAAAAGCGGCCACGAGCCCGAGGTATGCGCTCACACCAAATAACAGTGGAGCGAACACCGGCGGCCCCATCACTATATTAACGATTGGCAA contains the following coding sequences:
- a CDS encoding sugar phosphate isomerase/epimerase family protein; protein product: MGESVGCFGVSEFTTWPWSFERDIERYRAHGVAAIEICEFKLDREDYAPQLERIHQVGLDVSSVQSTVHSLFPDSLAPTPTNPDDRVVHMKTAIDRIAEHVPEQTPFVVITGAAPGGNTEAVYQRALHAFAELADFAAERRMRLAYEPLNPVLFNSDTALWGLDSALELVRAIDHPALGLCVDTWNVFQTPNLYDVISAAADRTFLVQISDWRRPRSGADRISLGHGTIDNVAIVKAVRAAGYGRPYVLEIFSSESLPDSIWKADLDEVIESNVRQFGRIWEASQE
- a CDS encoding SDR family oxidoreductase — its product is MDKVAIVTGGDSGIGRAIALRMAREGGKIVIDYFGDEKPATSLVDEIENFGGKAYAVAADISKADEVAELIEAAVQHFRGVDILVNNAGIEHKAPFLETPLDEWSKIIAINLTGAWIGSQAAAKQMVKQKRGGRIINISSVHEELAMPTNAPYCASKGGVKMLMRTIAVELAAYGITVNDVCPGAVDTPMDAKLKGNRKAYDRLLAEIPLRRMAKPEEIAGLCVYLASDEGGYVTGASYVIDGGMTKQSGSL
- a CDS encoding NAD(P)/FAD-dependent oxidoreductase, yielding MHRIVIVGGGFAAVAAAREFERRSSPRDVRLTVINRQNYMLFTPMLPEVASGSLDVRDVTQPLRALLRASQFELGEAIRADREARTVSVRHPLTHDCKTVAYDQLVLAVGSSSSTMGVPGVEKFALAFKTIADAVHVRNRVLGALEVAARTHDLVERDRLLRFVIVGGGFTGVEAAGELQGFLRSVLRYFPEIDRGRVEVVLVESGRGLLQHLPEKFGKNAARSLSRRGVRINLGDDVAAADGHGLELKDGRRFESRTIVWSAGVEPAPFVKTLGIETNEHGAVTVNGDFSVPGAQDIWALGDCAAVPRRRGGTYAPLAQNATREGPLVARNVLAALRGKTTRNFRYQELGQMACLGDRQALAELPGGKLLAGLPAWLLWRSYYLGRLPGWSRKARVAMDWSLQMAFPRGVNRLPLIEEDATSFEESHALGG
- a CDS encoding enolase C-terminal domain-like protein, which encodes MTIALARRCEYPIEAVDVRAYTVPTDGHESDGTLEWDATTLVYVQVHSGNVTGIGYTYADVSTAKLVHSLLAGVLVGKNAMETGSRWNDMFHSIRNLGRDGIASMAISALDIALWDFKGKALDLPVCVMLGSAREAVPVYGSGGFTSYTLERLCEQLGEWVSAGIPRVKMKVGRDPHADVRRVSAARRAIGDEAELFVDANGAYSIQQALRQAEQFSQARVTWYEEPVYHQNFDGLSIVRRGVPAGMDVADGEYGYGLYHFERMLRAATVDVLQADATRCAGFSGLLAVDGLCQTMMQPLSTHCAPYVQLHAAAACKQLRHMEYFFDHVRIERMLFDGPAEPVDGSLHPDLSRPGIGLELKRSDAERYAV
- a CDS encoding thiamine pyrophosphate-requiring protein, with product MATTADFLLQRLVDWGFYRIFGYPGDGINGIMGAFDRIGDKLRFVQVRHEEEAAFMACAHAKFTGETGICLATSGPGAIHLLNGLYDAKMDHMPVVAIVGQAAVSALGGSYQQEVDLQVLMQDVSAYTYTVSSPAAMGHIIDRAVRTAAAYRTVTCVIVPKDIQEEDAVSVQPHKHNMVPSGVGYSAPIVVPQKADLERAADILNAGTKVAMLIGAGAINAAEEVMAVADRLGAGVAKALLGKAALPDDLHYVTGTLGLLGTHPSYEMMNECDTLLMVGTCYPYSEFLPKPGQARGVQIDIDARNIGLRFPTEVNLIGDSARTLSQLLPLLHQNPETEWREKIAHGRRNWERDERRRSRVEGKALNPQLVFWELNDRLPHNAILSSDAGTSTNWFARNIHIRRGMKASLSGGLATMGGAVPYAIAAKFAFPDRIAVAMTGDGAMQMNGNASMLTVKKYWKEWGDPRLIFLVLNNSDLNQVTWEMRVESGNPKYEASQNLPHFNYAHYAESLGLCGIRVEKPEEVGPAWNRALAADRPVIFDAVVDRDISQLPPHITLEQAHNLFSAMVQGDPDRDGVVRDTISTVLATVLPNRSES